The Fusarium oxysporum f. sp. lycopersici 4287 supercont2.34 genomic scaffold, whole genome shotgun sequence genome contains the following window.
ATTGTTTCGTCGCGTACTTCGCGAATCAGGGCTTGCATTACTATCCCAACATTACCAGACAAGTTCTCCATTCCTTTCGCTGTTAGCTTTCGTGGCCGGTCTGATTTGCGCATGCTGGAATCCCGAGGGCAGGCGTCCTCAGAGGTCACAACGATGCTGTCCGCAACCGCGTCCATCGCGCCGTTTCGCGTCGCGTCGCGCCCCGCTTGATTTTCCAAACGGCTGCCTCCACAACGTTAAAGATTGTAAAGATTGTACATCTATCTGTgtggggtattccatcccacaggttttactttaaatcacccagcttgattactaagggctgttgttcctgaggcTCGTTGAGACCATGCCCGGCCTGCGACACTTATCTTGGGCAATTGTGTAGGCAGTTGGTATGCTGCCTGAAGTGTGTTTTGAGAAGTGTTATTTAGAGTCGATGATGGCCATAAGCTGATGCAAATCGCGCGCCCCTACCTCGTTAAATATGATACCCTAGCATAGTACCTTTCTGTCCCTGATTTGAGTTTGCGTGTGATGTGAGTAAAGTTTCATGGTCGCTGAGTCTGTTCTCCCGCCGCCGCTGGCTGTGAGTCATCATTCAGTATGCTAGGCTATAAATAGAAGCTCCCCCGCCTCTCTACCCCAAATCCGTTTCTCCAGATCCACAGCAGACGGAACAAGTCTCATTCCATACCAGACCATTACAGACCTGTCCCCGGCCCCAACACAATGTCTACTCAGGCTTCTCACGTCGTTCCAAGGACAAGCCTTCTGGGCCTTCCCTTGGAACTGCGCGAACAAATTTATTTCTACTACTTCAAGGCAGATGGTGGCTATATCTCAGATGGCGATAAGCTGGTTCAGGCCAGTGGCCAAGCAGCTAGCATGTCGCTTCGGTTGGCATGTCGCTTGATCGCCTGCGAGACTCGACATTTCCCTTTCACTCTCAACACAATCACCTTTTCGACTATTTACAGGCCGGATTGGAGGAAACAGGCTTCTACACTCAAACACATGGCCCATTATCATCTCGAACTCCTACGTGGCATGGTCCTTCGTCTCAGGCGACTTTTGACGCCCGACATGTACGAGGACCCCAGTTCTGAGTATTCCCAATACATACCAATCGTAAGGGAAGAAGTAGAAGAGTTCATCGATCGTGAGAGCCAACTGCCTCACATTTATGTGGACGCACGCATCATTGCTGAAGCACGGGAGTACAGGTATGGTGAAGGATTCAGAGTCGGGGTACCTAATATGAGACTGCGACTAGATGATAACACAGTCTCCCTCAAACGAACAAGGACCTACCTATTGCGACAACTTGCAGAGAAGCACCCCACAGAGTTTTCACAGGCCATTGAAGAAATCTTGCCGGGATGGAACGATTCACATTCAATTGCTGAGTTCTTCGGTCTGGGATTTGATCCATGGGCTATGCCCACTCGGTCTGAAGTCAAAAGCATGGTAGATCTAATGCAAATGACCAAGTATTGGGAGCGAGCAGATGCGTGGTATGAGTTGGGATTTGACATTCCAGGCTACACTGGCCCAAAATACCGATACAAACGGAAGTCTTGGTTCTCAGCCGCTGCTCAGGCAATCAGATTTCTCGGACAACTTTCTCACCAACAGCGCCTCTTGATATCTAAGCTTATACTTAAGGAAGACAGATATGCGGCTGCCTTTCCCGAGTCCCATATCATAGGCATGATTCCATATTGTCGAGAGAATCCGAAGCTCCATGTTGAGCACCGTATAAACCTTTGGCGAAATGTCCTTGCCAAAGGCGATGAGATCAGAATCCAGGGCGTTATgtttgatgttgaaggtcCCCGTCAGGTTTATGACGATACTCCGGAGCTACCTCAAATTATGCCTAGGACTATCGGGAGTACCTTTACCGGCTTTATTATGCATACCTTGGAGGCCTTGAAAGAAGGACTGCCTTCCGAATCGTACTCCTTTATTCTGGGTGGCTATCCTGATCGGAATCGTGCAACGGAGCTCTTTTCCATATCTTTGAAGCCTTATGTCGCCTGGCTTACGGCTCATACGGATTGTGTCGCTTACAGGGTCATTGCCCCATCTAATCACAGTGACTATCCATTTACCTCTAGAAGCTCTGCCGAAGGTGTAACCCCCGTGAGCGAGAGAGCTTCTATTATTCAGTGTGATTTCACGCTTGACCAGCCCTGGGACTATGAAATGATTTACGACGAATCCGCAGCGGCCGAAGTCTCGACACTAGAGCGCTTGATGCTGTATGGTCCTCACGAAGAAATTGGGCCTGAAACCGTTGACGTTTCGACCCGCCTCCTTGATTGGGAAAAGATCCAGAGGGAAAATtatgagatggaagagcttTCAGAGGGTGTTTTTGCAGAGAGTTACAACCGCCGTCACCGGACATGATCGAACGAGGTAGACTGCAGTCAGCGGCGCTTAGCCTTGCGTCGAAACGCTTGTAATGTCTTCTAGGTTATATTATGTGTCTATGCTCTTCATTTAAATGTAGTTCTTACTTAAGTTGACACTCTTCTTGGTAACCAGTTTGCATGATCAGCTTGTTGGCTCGACAGCTTGTCAAATTGCTGCTACGATGGCAACTATGCGTCCACGCCACACTGATGGTTCCCTTGATTCCTCTCTCAAACTGTACAATTAACGACGCTGTGCCATACTTTATCAATACATACAATCCCGTGCCAAAAGTCTGACAACACCAAGGGCGCCTACCCCACTTCGGTCCAGCATCACCAAATAACTCAATTACTTTAACAACAAGAATTATATAGTCAATGGCTTCTGAACAACGCAATTTTGGTACTGAAATAAGCGGGAATCGCCAAAGAAACCATGAATTTACTCCCGAGCAAAGAGCAGCCATGGTGGCTGAGATATATGCCGGCAAATCAATGAGACAGGCTGCAACCTCCTACTCAACGGATCCCGGGACGGTCTCCCAGACAGTTAAACGCTGGAAAGAACACCACAACAACGTCTCTAAACCACGTTCTGGGCGTCCATAGAAACTTAGCGCTCGGCAGATTATATCTATCCAGTCATTTGTTAAAAGAAATCGCTCAATTACGTGGAATGAAGCTTTATtggagcttggtgttgaagtgtCAGTCCGGACGCTACGTCGTCGGTTACAGAGGTATTGGCGACGCAAATGGAGGTCAAAAAAGAGGATTAAACTGTCAAAAGACGATGCAAAAGCAAGGCCACAACATGCCCGTTTTTGGATTCGTCATATCGACGAATATATTCTCGTAAATGCCCTCCAAAAGGCACCCTTTTCAACGCTGACTTTCTCACAGATCTGCTTCACCGACGAGGTCACGGTTTCAAATGCACCGAACAACCCCGACGACTGGGTCTTTCGCAGACCTGATGAGAAATACTGTACGGACCTAGTCAATGTCCAGCAGCATGTTAAACCGACTATTTCGCTCATGTTCTGGGGAGCTGTCGTCAGAGACAAGCAGTCATCTCATTCCAATGACGAGGGATAAGACGGCAAAGAAAGGAGGTTATTCCAGCTGGTCTTATCGCAAAGCCGTGACGGAaggtcttcttcctttcctAGATGAATTTGACCAATTTCAACAAGACAACGCCCGGATACATACCTCACAACCGTCCCTAGATTggctgcttcttcatgggATAAAACCCATTAATTGGCCGTCTCATTCCCCTGATTTAAACCCTATAGAACACGTGTGGAAAGCTCTAAAAGCCAAGCTATGACGGATGCATCCTGAATTCATCAGATTGAAGAATAACAAGGCAGATAGAGCTCAGTTGATCAGATGGTTGCAAGTGGCGTGGGCAGCCTTGCCTCCCCACCTGATTTTGAAGCTGACGACTTCCGTACATAACCGCCTTCGCGCAGTCATTCAGGCACAGAGATGGTATACAAAATATTAAAGCGCTGATTCAGGGCAATTGATTGATATaccttttattaaatttaattaattattcGCGATGCAATCGCTAAGTGTTTAATCGGTGTTGTAATCAGGGAGGCTGGATGTGGGGCTGGTGTTGTCAGACTTTTGTCCTATAATTTTATTTAGACTTCATTTTGGCTGAAAGCTGATGCTTATCTTGGTGTATCGGGAAAAGAAGCCGAGCCACGCCATTCTGACCCGAGCCTCGGTTTGCCTAAGCTACTGTAAACTTGACGACTTGCACCCGATAAATAGCACAATCTACCTGAGGCGATAATGCAGAGAATATGGGTAGGTTAAGAATATCTAATTGAAACgtcctctcctcttctgctCTTCAAATATCTTCAATCCGAAACATTACGCCGGTCTTCGGAACTCCGAGTCAGATTTTCGCAACAATTCTACAGATATATAGCAGCTTCTCCCTTGATACATCTCACTATGGCAACAATGGCTTCAGGTAATTTCTTCATGTCGGCCCTTGACAAAGGTTCAGGGCCGAGCCTCGGGTTCTTACAATGCGGATGCCTCTCTCTTCACCATAAAGGGTATTCTTATAAAGCGCAAAGTCCAGGGACTTGGAAGTTCACCGCCAACTCCTGGTAGCTCTTAAACATCCTTTATGCAATTCCATAGGACGCCACTCTCGCCGGTCGCCCTGCCCCCAAAGCAGTAGCTAGTAGACCAACTGACGTAATTAATGTATGATGGGGACAGGCTTTCATGGTAAATTTAGAGATATGCTCTAACCATCTCAGAAAAAGTGACCTAAACATCAAGAGGGTCAATACAACAGACATAATAGCACACACACAGTTTGCACAGGACTGGAAACATACAGTTGgtgttggaaaatccggggatcccccttcccttcaggattcagactaacagtctgaaagtcctagatttaaagtttaaagtcctagatgaaatcatttagagatataaacctgagaagaactctcatctcactaatgaacaatcaagtttcatAAAATATGTATTTTCACctagcactactgcgcaatataaacaacacTGAAGGCGCTCCGTACAGCGCTGGGAAGCGGGCCGTGTATCGTGTTGGTGAGTCCTCGCAGATGGTAGGCGACAGCCTGTGACTTAGCCGTCCACTTCTCTGCGTGAACTCGGAATGACAGGCTGCTGTCCAGCCAAATGCCTAGCCAGCGCATTGCTGCCTCGGGGTGCTTCTCGACGTCGCCATGGCGTATTGCCGGTGCGGTCTCGAGCTTGCTCCGAGAGAAGTGCATGACTTCGGTCTTCTTGGGGTCGAAAGATACCCCGTTTGCGGCGCCCCAGCGGACCATTTCTTCGACAGAACGTGATGCCGCAGCGGCCGTTTCCTCGACCGTGTCGCCGACGCACAGGATGGCTGTGTCATCTGCATAGCCGAACCGGCCTTGATGGTTGCTCAGTCGGTAGATGGGCTCTGTATATAACAGAAAGAGGATCGGCGATACCGGCGATCCCTGAGGGAGACCGCACTGGAGAGGAAAGAGCGGGGTGATTGTATATTGGTACCTAACACAGGCAGATCGGTCATCCATAAAGGATTTGGTCCATCGGGCGAGATGTTCGGGCTAGCCTTGTTCCCGAAGTCGCAGAATCAGTCTGTTGCGCAGGACAGTGCCGAACGCGCCTTGGATATCCATCGTGACCAGCGTGGACACCTTGCGAGCAAATGCCTCCTCAATGTCGTGAACTAGGGCGGCTACGAGGTCTGTTGCAGACCTCTTTGGAAGCGCTCCAGCTTGTTGCGGGTGAAGGACTCCATAGTGAATGCATATCCACGCGAGACGGCGCGCGACTAACCGTTCCAGTCCCTTGCCGAGACAGGAGAGCAGAGAGATAGGTCGCCAGGCTCGCGGGTTCGTCAGGTCCCTGCGTCCAGGTTTGGCGATCATGACCACCTCGGCCGCTCTGAAAGGCTTTGGGTGGTGGCCCATGGCCAGGCATTCCTCGAAGAGGCGGCGAACGTGTGTTCCGATAATATGCCATACTGCTGTGAGGAGCTTGACTGTGATGTTATCTGCCCCCGGCGATGTATTCCCGGTGCGGAGGGTCGCGTCCTGTGCTTCTTCTAGGGAGATTTCCTGCGGGAATGGGATCGTTTTGCGAGGGCTGACCTGGATCCAGGGATCCTGGATATCGTCCTCAGCTGTCCGACGCTCTAGAGTCGCTCGCCGGAGCGCATTGGCCTTGTCGAGCTGGGTTTCGCAGATCACGTTGTTTACTTGGAGTGGAGGCGGTTGGAAGGCTCCTGGTGATCTCAGCCATCGGACGGCCTTGAAAACGGAGCTGCTATCTGAGAAGCTGTTGATCAGGTTCCGCCAATAGAGCCTTTTGGTGCGGCGGACCACACGGTGGAAATCTCGCTTGGCTATTTGAACCTCTTGGTTGAATCCGAGAGGGCACAGCCTTCTGATCGCGCGATACTcggcagcagcaagagcGCACCCTTCGGTCCACCACGGAACATTGCGTGCTCCCTTCCTCGCAGGCAGGCCCGCTGCCTTTGCTGCTGATTGCAAGAGGCTCACTAGTGTGGATGCGAGCCTGTCTAGTTTTAGTGAGCTCGAGGCGGCGACGGACATTGGCGTCGATCCCAGCTCTACGATTTCGACGAAGCGCTTGAGCTCGTCGTTCTGGCAATAAAAGTTGACTATTGTTGTATCGTTGACCGTTTTTACCTGTATCGCCAACACCTTCTGTGGCTTCTTTAGCTGTGTCGCCGACAGCTCCTGTGACACTACCGACGGTGTCTCCCAGGCCGCCGGACTTCTTGTTTTTGGACTGGGTTGTGTATTCACTCTTTTCCTCGTCGTGGGAGTcgtccttctcctcaggCTTTCCTTGTCCTATAGGCATGGTCTTGCCGAGCACATCGCCCGGAGAGCTGACAACATCACCGGTGGTGTTGACTGTGTTGCCcatgaggttcttgaggttATGGGTGTCGGCGATCTTGCCGACAATGTTGCCGGCGTCATCTAGGACGTCTCCGGCATCATTCAGGACGCCAGCTCCGCTCCTGCGGACTGACTCAAGGTTGACTGCAATGGGGACGATAAGTCCCATATACATCTTTATACTGGGGCCCGACTGGAGTATCACCGCAATGACGATCGCACGCCCCATTATATAAAATACACAACGtgacaacatcaccacatTCTGGTCCACACTTTgatacactcaccccatcgtattcGTGCGTATCTAACACAACTCAACCAAGAACATACACACATCCAATGAGACACATGAGAGAATCAGGGCTTGTGACACTTCTATCTAAGGGAGCGACGAAGGTTAGCCTCTTATACCAATGTTCAATCTGCCGATATCATAGGCAGCAGGATGCTGCCTGATGTTAGTTGTGGTCGTTCACTCTCATCGCGATCCTTGCCTCATTTCTATCCTCATTCCAACACCATGTGACATTTGGATGGTCAATTCGTTAGGGTGACATCCGGTAGCAATTTATAACAATCCGGATCGTTTGGGGCTTACTATCACAATACAAATCATGTAAGATATCATGTACCTTTAGTTTAACGCATTTTAATTGGCTAGAGCCCCCTGGAGTGACCGTGGTGGAGGTTTACAACATTAAGGGAAACAAGCGCATTGCCGCCAGTGCTACCATTGCCAGAACTTAAAAAGTCCAGGAAGGCCTAAGAAGGATGGCCTGGACTCTATGCCTGAGGTACCATGGAAAACGGGCATCCAGTGCCAACGGATTTTCCCTTCCAGAGCAGCCATCGGATGGTTTGGAACATTCCATCATGTTCCTGCGCAGTCATTCTCTGTTTCTTGGCGATCCTT
Protein-coding sequences here:
- a CDS encoding uncharacterized protein (At least one base has a quality score < 10); the encoded protein is MSTQASHVVPRTSLLGLPLELREQIYFYYFKADGGYISDGDKLVQASGQAASMSLRLACRLIACETRHFPFTLNTITFSTIYRPDWRKQASTLKHMAHYHLELLRGMVLRLRRLLTPDMYEDPSSEYSQYIPIVREEVEEFIDRESQLPHIYVDARIIAEAREYRYGEGFRVGVPNMRLRLDDNTVSLKRTRTYLLRQLAEKHPTEFSQAIEEILPGWNDSHSIAEFFGLGFDPWAMPTRSEVKSMVDLMQMTKYWERADAWYELGFDIPGYTGPKYRYKRKSWFSAAAQAIRFLGQLSHQQRLLISKLILKEDRYAAAFPESHIIGMIPYCRENPKLHVEHRINLWRNVLAKGDEIRIQGVMFDVEGPRQVYDDTPELPQIMPRTIGSTFTGFIMHTLEALKEGLPSESYSFILGGYPDRNRATELFSISLKPYVAWLTAHTDCVAYRVIAPSNHSDYPFTSRSSAEGVTPVSERASIIQCDFTLDQPWDYEMIYDESAAAEVSTLERLMLYGPHEEIGPETVDVSTRLLDWEKIQRENYEMEELSEGVFAESYNRRHRT